Part of the Solwaraspora sp. WMMA2065 genome is shown below.
CGTCCGGTCCGCCGAGGCCGCCCAGTTCACCGACGCGGTGGATGCCGAGGCACTGATCGGCGAGGTTCCCGACCCGGATGCTGAGTAGCCCTGGTCCACCTGACGGGACACCATCCCCTGCGGGATGCGCCAAATTTCCGACTCATCCCGGCGCGTCCTGAGCGCGATATGCTGCCTGTGAGTGGGCCGATGCCCTACGTTCCGTTGTCGGTCTGATCATGACTTCTTGACCGAACGGCCCCTCGCGACCTAGCCTCGCGTTACAGACGAACAACCGACCCGTCGCAGGCTAACCGCACAACATAGATCGCATAACAGTACGGCATCACTTCGCAGCAGCAGTTCAGTAGCCAGACATGCCGCAACCGGACAGGCCGGTCCGGCGGCGACAGCACGCACAACGGCCGCTTTCGCCGTGATCGTGCCCGCACCCACGTCGGTGCTGTCTGGTCGTTGGTCAGCCGCCACGGTCGGGTGTTCCCATAGCCGTGGCCGGCGCCGGAGCGAGAAGCCTCCGGGAAGGCCGACGGCGGACTGGAGGCGGTCGTGGCGCAGCGCAGGAAGCCGGCGGGACACGCGAGTGTCGGTAGGCTCGGAGGGTCGGCATGACCGGGCTGGAGTGGATGCTCTTCGCCGCGGTCGTCGTGCTCGCCGGCCTGGTGCTCGCCGGCCTCGCGCTCGGTGCCCGCACGCTGCGCCGGCTCACCACACCGGCGGCCGCGACGCCGGTTGAGGAGGACCCGGCTTTCGTCGCCGCCCGCGACCGGCAGGAACGCTCCCTCGCCGCGCTGCGTACCGCGGCCGACGAGGCGTCCTCCGCCGTCGAGCAGGCCAAGGCCGCCGCCGCTGCGGCCCGTACCGACGCCGCCGCCGCCAAGGCCGAAGCGACCGCCGCCCGGGCCGAGGCCCGTCGAGTGCTCGACGCCGCCCGGGCCGAGGCGGACACCATCCTGGAGCGGGCCCACCGGCAGGCCGAGACCGAAGCCGAGCAGGTCCGGGCAGCGGCCCGGCGCAGCGGCGAGCGGGAGATCGCGATGCTCTCCCGGGCCGTCAAGGAGCAGTCCGCCGAGCTGGACCGGCGCGGCCAGCGGATGGACGAGCGGGAACGTCAGCACGCCGAGGAAGCCGACCGGGTCGCCGAGCGGGACCGCCGGTTGACTGCCACCGCCGCCGAACTCGCCGAGCGCAAGGCAGCCCTGGCCGCCCGGGAGGCGGACCTGACGGCCGCCGAGGAGCGATGGCAGCGCGAGCTGGAGCGGGTCGCCGGGCTGACCGCCGAGGCGGCCCGGGGTGAGCTCGTTGAAGCGATCGAGGGCCAGGCCAAACGGGAGGCGGCAATCCTGGTCCGCGACATCGAGGCCGACGCCCGCAACACCGCTGACCAGCGGGCCCGGCACATCGTGGTGGACGCCATCCAGCGGGTCGCCAGCGAACAGACCGCGGAGAGCGTGGTCAGCGTCCTGCATCTGCCCGGCGACGAGATGAAGGGCCGGATCATCGGGCGCGAAGGCCGCAACATCCGGGCGTTCGAGTCCGTCACCGGGGTCAATTTGATCATCGACGACACACCCGAGGCGGTCCTGCTGTCCTGCTTCGACCCGGTACGCCGGGAGACCGGCCGGCTCACCCTGGAGAAACTGGTGCTCGACGGCCGGATTCATCCGCACCGGATCGAGGAGGTCTTCGAGACCGCCCGGCAGGAGGTGGAGCAGCTGTGCCACCGGGCTGCCGAGGAGGCGCTCGTCGACGTCGGCATCACCGAGATCCACCCTGAGCTGGCCACCCTGCTGGGCCGGCTGCGCTACCGGACCTCGTACGGCCAGAACGTGCTCAAGCATCTGGTGGAGACCGCGCACATCGCCGGGGTGATGGCCGCCGAGCTGCGTCTGGACGTCCCGCTGATCAAGCGGTGCGCGTTCCTGCACGACATCGGCAAGGCGCTCACCCACGAGGTCGAGGGCAGTCATGCGCTGATCGGCGCCGACCTGGCCCGCAAGTACGGCGAATCCGAAGAGGTGGTGCACGCTATCGAGGCACACCACAACGAGGTGCCGCCGCAGACCGTCGAGGCGGTGCTCACCCAGGCCTCCGACGCGTGCTCCGGTGGTCGTCCCGGCGCGCGGCGGGAAAGCCTGGAGGCGTACGTCAAGCGGCTGGAGCGAATCGAGGAGATCGCCGCCGGCAAGATCGGCGTGGAGAAGGTCTTCGCCATGCAGGCCGGCCGGGAGATCCGGGTGATGGTCAAGCCGGACGACGTGGACGACATCGGTGCCGCGGTGCTGGCCCGCGACGTGGCCAAGCAGATCGAGGAGGAGCTGACCTACCCGGGGCAGATCCGGGTGACCGTGGTCCGCGAGTCCCGGGTCACCGAGATCGCCCGTTGACCGGCCGGACGGCCGGTCAACGGGCGGGCCGTCCGGTTAGCTGCTGCCTGACGTAGCCGTGCCGCCGGTAGTGGCGCTGCCGCCGGTGCCGGCCGCAGTCTGTTGGCCGGCCACCGTCGACGCCGGTGCCGCCGGCGGCTGGGGTGTGGCGCTGGTCCGCCGGCCCTGAGCCAGCCGCCGCTGCACCGACTCGGCGAGCTTGGACAGCGCGTAGTTGACCGCGATGAACAGCACCCCGATCACCAGATACACCTGGATCGGGTTACGCAGGTTCTGGATGATCGTCCGGCCGACCAGCAGCGTCTCCTGGTAGCCGATGATGAAGCCCAACGAGGTGTCCTTGAGCACCACGATCAGCTGGCTGATCAGAGCCGGCAGCATGATCCGGAACGCCTGTGGCAGCAGGATCATCCGGGTGGTCTGGAACGACGTCAGCCCGATCGCGGCGGCCGACTCGCGCTGCCCCGACGGCAGACCCTCCATCCCGGAGCGCAGGATCTCGGCGATCACCACGCCGTTGTAGATGGTCAGACCCAGCACCAGGTACGGCAGCATCTCGTGGCCGAACGGGAGGACGATCTCCAGGCCGAGGTCCGGCAGGCCCCGGGCGACGAAGAAGATCGTGATCACCACCGGCAGGCCGCGGAACACCTCGACGCAGAACCGGGTCACCAGGTTCAGCAGCCAGCTCAGCGCCCGCAACGCCAGCGCGAACGAGGTGGCGAGCCCGGTGAACCGGCGGCGCAGCAGCGCCTTCAGCTGGATCCGCAGCACCGCCAGCGCGGTGCCGAACAGCAACGACAGCGCGATCGCCAGGCCGGCGGCGGTCAGCGTGGCGGTGACCCCCTCGCCGAGCAGTGTCCAGACCTGACCGAACACCTCGTTGCCGGGGTCGATCAGTGGACCCCACTTCTCCATGGTGAACTGTTCGCGTTCGGCCAGCGGCCGGTAGACCAGGAAGTACCCGGCGGTGACGGCGGCGAGGGCCGACAGCACGCTGACGATCAGCGTGACCCGTCGGGCCCGTGGTCCGGGGGCGTCGTACAACACGCTCTGCTGCTGGCTCATGGCGTGGTTCCTCCGGTGACGGCTGCGGCGCTCGCGGGGGACGGGGCGGTCATCTGGCCACCGCCCGGTGGGCCTCGACCCGGTCGAGCAGCAGCCCGAGCGGCACGGTCATGATCAGGAAGCCGATCGAGATGCCGACGAAGACCGGGATGATCGGCTCGCCGAGGGCGCTGGTCAGGTTCTGCGCCGAGTTGGACAGGTCACCGACCACCCCGAAGAAGCCGGCCAGCGCCGAATTCTTGATCATGGCGATGATGACGCTGCCCAGCGGGACGATCGCGGCCTTCCACGCCTGGGGGAGTACCACGTACCGCAGGTTCTGGGTGAAGGTCAGGCCGATCGCGCGGGCGGCCTCCGCCTGACCGGGCGGCACCGCGTTGATCCCGCTGCGGATCGCCTCGCAGACGAACGCACCGGTGTAGACGCTCAGCGCGATGATCGCGAACCGGAAGTACGGCAGGTCGATGCCGAGCCGGCTGAACACGATGCTCAGCCCGGGGATCCGCAGGAAGTCGGCGTTCGACCCGAGTGCGGGCAACCCGAAGGCCGAGAAGAACATCACGACGGTCAGCGGCACGTTGCGCAGCACCGTCACGTACGCCCCGCCGAGCCAGCGTAGCGGCGGCACCGGTGAGATCCGCAGGATCGCGACGAGCGTGCCGATCAGCAGCGCGCCGGTCGCGGACAGCAGACACAGCTGCAGGGTGAGCCAGAAACCTCCGACGAAGACGTCGAAGTGGTCGACGAGCACTCTCACACGAAAGACCCTTCTGCGAACCGTCCACCTGGGCGACCGGCCGGCCCGGAGCTGACTGCGCCGGGCCGGCCGGGATCGATCAGGGGCGACCTTCGACGGTCAGTAGCGGTCGACCGCGGGACCGGTCGGGGTGTTGTCGTCGAAGGCACCTGCGGTGGACTCCCACGCCGCGGCGTACGAGCCGTCGTCGTAGATCTTCTCCAGGGTGTCGTTGATGAAGTCGCGGAACGCGTCGTCGCCCTTCTTCACCCCGATGCCGTACGGCTCCTCGGTGAACTGCTCACCGGCCAGCTTGAAGTCGCCCTCGTTGTCGGCGATGAAGCCGAGCAGGATCACGTTGTCCGTGGTGACCGCGTCGACCTGACCGCCGCGCAGCGCGTCCACACACTTCTCGTAGACGTCGAAGAGCACCAGCTGCTCGCCGACATCCGCCAGGTACTCCTGGATGTTCTCCGCCGGCGTCGAACCCTGCACCGAGCAGATCTTCTTGTCCCCGGCCTCGAACGACTCCGGCCCGGTGATCGACTCGTCGTCGGCGCGGACCATGATGTGCTGGCCGGCGACGTAGTACGGGCCGGCGAAGTCGATCCGCTCCTTGCGGGTGGGGTTGATCGTGTAAGTGGCAACCACGATGTCGACCCGGTCCTGCTCCAGCAGCTCCTCGCGGACCGCGGACGGCGCCTCGACGTACTCGATGTCGTCGGCGGCGATGCCCAGCTCGGCCGCGATCAGCTTGGCGATCTCGACGTCGAAGCCGGCCGGCTCACCGTCGAGGCCCAGCTTACCGAAGCCGGGCTGGTCGAACTTGGTGCCGACGGTCATGGTGCCGGCCTCGCTCAGCTCGGCCATCGTGGTACCGGCCTCGAAGCTCGGCGTCGCCACGTCGGGGTTCTCACTGCCGGAGCCGTCCCCGCCGCTGTCGCCGCAGGCCGCCATGGACACCGCCAACGCGGCAGTTGCGGCTACCGCCGCCATACGTGACATACGCATTGCTCAGTTTTCTCCTTCACGATGGGAAGCCCGCCGGGTCGCGGCCGACTCCACGTTGGATGAAACTCGTCCTCGAGCGGGATGTCAGTGGGTGAGGATCTTGGACAGGAAGTCCTTCGCCCGGTCGCTGCGCGGGTTGGTGAAGAACTCGGTGGGCGGGGCGTCCTCGACCAGCTGCCCGTCGGCCATGAAGATGACCCGGTTCGCGGCGTGCCGGGCGAAGCCCATCTCATGGGTGACGACGACCATCGTCATCCCCTCGGCTGCCAGCGAGGTCATCACGTCCAGCACCTCGCCGACCATTTCCGGGTCGAGCGCGCTGGTCGGCTCGTCGAACAGCATCGCCTTGGGCTGCATCGCCAACGCCCGGGCGATCGCCGCCCGCTGCTGCTGACCGCCGGAGAGCTGGGCCGGGAACTTGTCCGCCTGGTTGGCGATGCCAACCCGGTCGAGCAGTTGCAGTGCCCGCTCGCGGACCACCGACGCCTTCTCCCGGCGTACCTTCATCGGGCCGAGCGTGACGTTGTCCAGGATCGTCCGGTGCGCGAACAGGTTGAACGACTGGAACACCATGCCGACCTCGCTGCGCAGCCGGGCCAGGGCCCGGCCCTCCGCCGGCAGTGGTCGGCCGTCGAACAGGATGGTCCCGGAGCTGATCGGCTCCAGACGGTTGATCGCGCGGCACAGAGTGGACTTGCCGGAGCCGGACGGCCCGATCACCACCACCACTTCACCACGGTCGACCGAGAGGTCGACGTCCTGGAGCACGTGCAGTGGACCGAACCACTTGTTGACTCCGCTGAGCACGATCAGCGGCTCACTGGTTGTCACCGTCATGCACCGTCCCTGTCCATGCACCGTCCTAGTCGTCACGATCGGTCGAGGTCACCTCACGTGGTCCCGCCACTTTAGGCGGCGTGATGTGTCGGAAGGCAACTCAAATGGTCACGGAGCGGTAACACAGCCCACGTGCCGGCTGCTGTCCGGGCAACATGATCGTATGGCGATTGCACCGTTCTGCACCACGCTGTGGAACTGGTCCGTCGACGGACCGCTCGCCCCAGGTCAGATCCGAGCCACCCTCGCGGCCATCATCGGTCGTCCGGTGGTGTCGCTGGGTGGGGCTTCGGCGGAGCGGTTCCCCGACGGCGTGGTGCTCTGCGACGTCTGGGACGGGGCCGGGGACTTCCCGGTGAACGTCGACTGCTACGCCGCACCGGTCGACCCGCCGGAGCACCGGGTCCTCGCCGCGTTCGCCCGCCGGACCGGACGTCGCTGCGTACTCGCCGACGACACGCTGGACGCGACCCGCCACCTGCTGGTGTCCCCGGACGGCACGGTCCGTCCGGTGCACCTGGACATCGAACCGACCAGCGTCGGTGACCGCCGCACCAACCTGCGGCTGTGCAGCCTGACCGACCCCGGCTGCCGGGCCGGGTTGTTCTGCGGCGGCTCGCGGTGGGGGCCCGACTCGGTGGCTCCGACACTCGCCGCGTGATCCCGGCGGCGGGCGGCCGGCTACGCTGTCTGATGTCATGACTACCAGCGCAGCACACGCCCGCCACCCACGTACCTACCAGGTGCGCACCTACGGCTGCCAGATGAACGTGCACGACTCCGAACGGATCTCCGGCCTGCTGGAATCGGCCGGCTACGTCCGGGCGGGGGAGTCCGACGATCCGGACGTCGTCGTCTTCAACACCTGCGCGGTGCGGGAGAACGCCGACAACCGGCTGTACGGCAACCTCGGTCACCTGCGACCGGTCAAGGAGAAGCGGCCGCAGATGCAGATCGCGGTCGGCGGCTGCCTGGCGCAGAAGGACCGGGGCGAGATCGTCCGCCGGGCCCCCTGGGTCGACGTCGTCTTCGGCACGCACAACATCGGTGCGCTGCCGACCCTGCTGGACCGGGCCCGGCACAACTCCGCCGCCGAGGTGGAGATCCTCGAGTCGCTGGAGGTCTTCCCCTCCACCCTGCCGACCCGGCGGGAGTCGACCTACGCCGGCTGGGTGTCGATCTCCGTCGGCTGCAACAACACCTGCACCTTCTGCATCGTGCCGTCGCTGCGCGGCCGGGAGAAGGACCGTCGGCCCGGCGACGTCCTCGCCGAGGTACGGGCCCTGGTCGACGAGGGTGTGCTGGAGGTCACCCTGCTCGGCCAGAACGTCAACTCCTACGGTGTCGAGTTCGGTGACCGGTTCGCGTTCGGCAAACTGCTGCGCGCCTGCGGCGGGATCGACGGGCTGGAACGGGTCCGGTTCACCAGCCCGCACCCGAAGGACTTCACCGACGACGTGATCGCCGCGATGGCCGAGACCGACAACGTCTGCCACTCGCTGCACATGCCGCTGCAGTCCGGTTCGGACGCCGTACTGCGGGCGATGCGCCGCTCCTACCGCGCCGACCGCTACCTCGGCATCATCGACAAGGTGCGGGCGGCGATGCCGGACGCGGCGATCACCACCGACATCATCGTCGGTTTCCCCGGTGAGACCGACGCCGACTTCGAACGCACCCTCGACGTGGTACGGGCCGCCCGGTTCTCCTCGGCGTTCACCTTCCAGTACTCGAAACGCCCCGGCACCCCGGCCGCCGAGATGCCCGGCCAGTTGCCGAAGCCGGTGGTGCAGGAGCGCTACGACCGGCTGATCGCCTGTCTGGAGGAGATCACCTGGGCGGAGAACCGTCGGCTGCTCGGCCGGACGGTCGAGGTGCTGGTCGCGGTCGGCGAGGGCCGCAAGGACGGGCGGACCGGGCGGCTGTCCGGCCGGGCCCGGGACGGCCGGCTGGTGCACTTCGACGCCGGCCCGCTCGCCGGGCGCATCCGTCCCGGTGACCTCGTCGAGGTGGTCGTCAGCTACGCGGCTCCGCACCATCTCAACGCCGACGGCGAGCCGGTCGCCCACCGCCGGACCCGGGCCGGCGACGCCTACGAGGCAGGGCGGACACCGCGTACCGGCGGGGTGCTGCTGGGGCTGCCGACGGTGGGTGCACCACCTCCGGCGACACTGGCCACCTCGGCCTGCGACCGCTGAACCCTGTCAGCCGCGTCTGACCCGGGTGCCGTCAGCTGCTGATCCGGCACCGCGCCGTCTCCCGGCCGCACCACGCGGCCGGGAGACGGACGTCATCGGGTCAGAGGCCGATCTTGCCGGCGCCGGCGCCGTTCGTGACGACGGACTTCACCTGGCTGGCGGTGGTCAACGAGTAGGAGTACGGGATGCTCGCGACCCCGCCGGCGGTTTCCGGGGTGCCGGAGTTCAC
Proteins encoded:
- a CDS encoding amino acid ABC transporter permease, coding for MSQQQSVLYDAPGPRARRVTLIVSVLSALAAVTAGYFLVYRPLAEREQFTMEKWGPLIDPGNEVFGQVWTLLGEGVTATLTAAGLAIALSLLFGTALAVLRIQLKALLRRRFTGLATSFALALRALSWLLNLVTRFCVEVFRGLPVVITIFFVARGLPDLGLEIVLPFGHEMLPYLVLGLTIYNGVVIAEILRSGMEGLPSGQRESAAAIGLTSFQTTRMILLPQAFRIMLPALISQLIVVLKDTSLGFIIGYQETLLVGRTIIQNLRNPIQVYLVIGVLFIAVNYALSKLAESVQRRLAQGRRTSATPQPPAAPASTVAGQQTAAGTGGSATTGGTATSGSS
- the miaB gene encoding tRNA (N6-isopentenyl adenosine(37)-C2)-methylthiotransferase MiaB codes for the protein MTTSAAHARHPRTYQVRTYGCQMNVHDSERISGLLESAGYVRAGESDDPDVVVFNTCAVRENADNRLYGNLGHLRPVKEKRPQMQIAVGGCLAQKDRGEIVRRAPWVDVVFGTHNIGALPTLLDRARHNSAAEVEILESLEVFPSTLPTRRESTYAGWVSISVGCNNTCTFCIVPSLRGREKDRRPGDVLAEVRALVDEGVLEVTLLGQNVNSYGVEFGDRFAFGKLLRACGGIDGLERVRFTSPHPKDFTDDVIAAMAETDNVCHSLHMPLQSGSDAVLRAMRRSYRADRYLGIIDKVRAAMPDAAITTDIIVGFPGETDADFERTLDVVRAARFSSAFTFQYSKRPGTPAAEMPGQLPKPVVQERYDRLIACLEEITWAENRRLLGRTVEVLVAVGEGRKDGRTGRLSGRARDGRLVHFDAGPLAGRIRPGDLVEVVVSYAAPHHLNADGEPVAHRRTRAGDAYEAGRTPRTGGVLLGLPTVGAPPPATLATSACDR
- a CDS encoding glutamate ABC transporter substrate-binding protein — translated: MRMSRMAAVAATAALAVSMAACGDSGGDGSGSENPDVATPSFEAGTTMAELSEAGTMTVGTKFDQPGFGKLGLDGEPAGFDVEIAKLIAAELGIAADDIEYVEAPSAVREELLEQDRVDIVVATYTINPTRKERIDFAGPYYVAGQHIMVRADDESITGPESFEAGDKKICSVQGSTPAENIQEYLADVGEQLVLFDVYEKCVDALRGGQVDAVTTDNVILLGFIADNEGDFKLAGEQFTEEPYGIGVKKGDDAFRDFINDTLEKIYDDGSYAAAWESTAGAFDDNTPTGPAVDRY
- the rny gene encoding ribonuclease Y; translated protein: MTGLEWMLFAAVVVLAGLVLAGLALGARTLRRLTTPAAATPVEEDPAFVAARDRQERSLAALRTAADEASSAVEQAKAAAAAARTDAAAAKAEATAARAEARRVLDAARAEADTILERAHRQAETEAEQVRAAARRSGEREIAMLSRAVKEQSAELDRRGQRMDERERQHAEEADRVAERDRRLTATAAELAERKAALAAREADLTAAEERWQRELERVAGLTAEAARGELVEAIEGQAKREAAILVRDIEADARNTADQRARHIVVDAIQRVASEQTAESVVSVLHLPGDEMKGRIIGREGRNIRAFESVTGVNLIIDDTPEAVLLSCFDPVRRETGRLTLEKLVLDGRIHPHRIEEVFETARQEVEQLCHRAAEEALVDVGITEIHPELATLLGRLRYRTSYGQNVLKHLVETAHIAGVMAAELRLDVPLIKRCAFLHDIGKALTHEVEGSHALIGADLARKYGESEEVVHAIEAHHNEVPPQTVEAVLTQASDACSGGRPGARRESLEAYVKRLERIEEIAAGKIGVEKVFAMQAGREIRVMVKPDDVDDIGAAVLARDVAKQIEEELTYPGQIRVTVVRESRVTEIAR
- a CDS encoding amino acid ABC transporter ATP-binding protein, with the protein product MTVTTSEPLIVLSGVNKWFGPLHVLQDVDLSVDRGEVVVVIGPSGSGKSTLCRAINRLEPISSGTILFDGRPLPAEGRALARLRSEVGMVFQSFNLFAHRTILDNVTLGPMKVRREKASVVRERALQLLDRVGIANQADKFPAQLSGGQQQRAAIARALAMQPKAMLFDEPTSALDPEMVGEVLDVMTSLAAEGMTMVVVTHEMGFARHAANRVIFMADGQLVEDAPPTEFFTNPRSDRAKDFLSKILTH
- a CDS encoding amino acid ABC transporter permease, whose product is MRVLVDHFDVFVGGFWLTLQLCLLSATGALLIGTLVAILRISPVPPLRWLGGAYVTVLRNVPLTVVMFFSAFGLPALGSNADFLRIPGLSIVFSRLGIDLPYFRFAIIALSVYTGAFVCEAIRSGINAVPPGQAEAARAIGLTFTQNLRYVVLPQAWKAAIVPLGSVIIAMIKNSALAGFFGVVGDLSNSAQNLTSALGEPIIPVFVGISIGFLIMTVPLGLLLDRVEAHRAVAR